From a region of the Daphnia pulicaria isolate SC F1-1A chromosome 1, SC_F0-13Bv2, whole genome shotgun sequence genome:
- the LOC124348058 gene encoding uncharacterized protein LOC124348058 — MIAHTLLTGFVLIGFIRAATIGDGRTSLIDGKPIDNRSTGSCIVEGKTYLSETSVPRDHPCHYCICYLGKIDCFWKQCAHIPDGCQVMAFQDTCNPSLYICDIPEKAREAPTYGPPQANRQQLGLSSLASTKVYTTSLPTAPTLAPSSRSTQPPSFVQTYTKPEVVPPSRHLLPPARQLIEPPSRHLTPPSPSSGVVAQKKSISVSPVQFQQQQPQPQQQQQPSSRQRRPLEEIIPIRQPAQFGLGMKSKMRFSRSLTDVTSILDTMLPHSIQEEFPLNFDHEIVARLVEKQVRSRRSINSLAGDNHHHHHHHDHHDEEDRGCTILGIHYQLGEVIGVATDVCRECRCAAQSLFCSPKCCFKPAPLEQVTGEFVRILDQSPAPVSGLLAPQHPLHYIKSEFD; from the exons ATGATCGCTCACACGCTCTTGACTGGTTTTGTGCTGATCGGATTCATCCGCGCCG CTACCATCGGAGACGGGCGGACGAGCTTGATCGACGGAAAACCTATTGATA ATCGATCGACCGGCAGTTGCATCGTCGAGGGGAAAACGTACTTATCGGAAACTTCCGTACCGCGTGACCACCCGTGCCATTACTGCATTTGCTACCTAGGCAAGATCGATTGCTTCTGGAAGCAGTGCGCTCACATTCCCGATGGCTGTCAGGTGATGGCCTTCCAGGATACCTGCAATCCTTCGCTCTACATTTGCG ACATTCCCGAGAAGGCGCGAGAGGCTCCGACTTACGGACCCCCACAGGCCAATCGTCAGCAGCTGGGCTTAAGTTCATTAGCATCGACGAAAGTCTACACGACCAGTCTGCCCACTGCCCCGACATTGGCGCCGAGCTCACGGTCGACTCAGCCGCCGTCTTTTGTTCAAACTTATACCAAACCGGAGGTGGTTCCTCCTTCCCGTCATCTACTTCCGCCCGCTCGCCAACTGATTGAGCCGCCATCCCGTCATTTGACTCCACCTTCGCCGTCGTCCGGTGTCGTTGCCCAAAAGAAATCCATTTCCGTTTCTCCCGTTCaatttcagcagcagcagccgcagccgcagcagcagcagcagccgtcgAGTCGACAGCGGCGGCCGCTGGAGGAGATTATTCCCATCAGGCAGCCGGCCCAGTTCGGACTGGGAATGAAGAGCAAGATGCGATTCAGTCGATCATTAACCGACGTCACCTCCATTCTCGACACGATGTTGCCGCACAGCATTCAAGAAGAATTTCCGTTGAACTTTGACCACGAAATCGTGGCGCGTTTGGTGGAGAAGCAGGTTCGCTCAAGACGATCCATCAACAGCTTGGCAGGCGACAatcaccaccatcatcatcatcacgatcATCATGATGAGGAGGATCGAGGCTGCACCATTCTCGGCATTCATTACCAGCTCGGTGAAGTGATAG GTGTTGCGACTGATGTTTGCCGCGAATGCCGATGCGCTGCGCAGTCTCTCTTCTGTTCGCCAAAGTGCTGTTTCAAACCGGCGCCACTTGAGCAGGTGACTGGAGAATTCGTTCGCATCTTGGACCAAAGTCCCGCCCCGGTTTCGGGGTTACTGGCGCCGCAACATCCACTCCATTACATCAAAAGCGA gtTTGATTAA